The following proteins are encoded in a genomic region of Neovison vison isolate M4711 chromosome 12, ASM_NN_V1, whole genome shotgun sequence:
- the ADA2 gene encoding adenosine deaminase 2 isoform X2: MGGPSGWPALLSLLLVVAIPFFCSAISIDEARTQLLMREKMLQLGGQLVLTEQEELANERLMALKKAEVVQAMKIQNFPPSMHFFQAKNLIEKSEVFSILKKMPKGAALHVHDFGILSMNWLVKNVTYRPHCHFCITPKGALKFKFAYPTPPTPMPAECSEWVLLEKYRKEMQNVTEFDNGLLRNFTLMTENPEVDYANQNIVWSKFQSIFFTISGLVHYAPVFRDYIFQALEEFYQDNVLYLELRAMLLPVYELNGTIHNQEWSVRTYREVAYMFAKKHPGFIGIKLIYSDRRFKNVSFIMKSVQTAMMLRATFPRMVAGFDLVGREDTGHTLYDYRKALMIPTLQGIKLPYFFHAGETDWQGTSIDRNLLDALILNSTRIGHGFALTKHPAVWADSWKKNIPMEVCPISNQVLKLVSDLRNHPAAVLMATGYPMVISSDDPAVFGAKGLSYDFYEAFMGIGGMAADLRTLKQLAMNSIKFSTLLDTEKKAAMKTWEERWTKFVADLARRPE; this comes from the exons ATGGGTGGCCCATCGGGGTGGccagccctgctctccctgcttttggTGGTGGCGATACCTTTTTTCTGCTCAGCCATATCCATAGATGAAGCACGAACCCAGCTGTTGATGAGAGAGAAGATGCTACAGCTGGGGGGACAGCTGGTGCTGACTGAGCAGGAGGAGCTGGCCAATGAGAGGCTCATGGCTCTCAAAAAGGCTGAGGTGGTGCAGGCCATGAAGATCCAGAATTTCCCTCCCAGCATGCACTTCTTCCAGGCCAAGAATCTCATCGAGAAAAGTGAGGTGTTTAGTATCCTGAAGAAGATGCCAAAAG GGGCTGCCTTACATGTCCATGACTTCGGCATCCTGAGCATGAACTGGCTGGTGAAAAATGTCACCTATAGGCCCCACTGCCATTTCTGTATCACCCCGAAGGGGGCCCTGAAGTTCAAATTTGCTTATCCAACACCCCCTACCCCTATGCCAGCAGAGTGTTCAGAGTGGGTTTTGCTGGAGAAGTATCGAAAGGAGATGCAGAACGTCACTGAGTTTGACAACGG ACTGCTAAGGAATTTCACGCTGATGACCGAGAACCCAGAGGTGGATTATGCAAACCAAAATATCGTCTGGTCCAAGTTTCAAAGCATCTTCTTCACAATCTCTGGCCTTGTCCACTATGCACCGGTGTTCAGAGACTATATTTTCCAGGCTCTGGAGGAATTCTACCAGGACAATGTGCTCTACCTGGAGCTCAGAGCCATGTTGCTCCCG GTATATGAACTGAATGGGACCATCCATAACCAAGAGTGGTCAGTGAGGACTTACAGAGAAGTGGCTTATATGTTTGCGAAAAAGCATCCTGGATTTATTGGAATCAAACTCATTTATTCAGATCGCAG aTTCAAAAATGTGTCCTTCATCATGAAATCCGTCCAAACAGCTATGATGCTTCGGGCCACATTCCCCAGGATGGTGGCAGGCTTTGACCTG GTGGGGCGTGAGGACACTGGCCATACCTTGTATGACTACAGGAAGGCTTTGATGATACCCACCTTGCAGGGCATTAAACTGCCTTACTTTTTCCATGCTGGAGAGACAG ACTGGCAGGGTACTTCCATAGATAGAAACCTTCTGGATGCTCTAATACTGAACTCTACCAGGATTGGCCATGGATTTGCTTTGACCAAACACCCAGCAGTCTGGGCTGACTCCTGGAAGAAGAACATCCCCATGGAAGTCTGTCCCATCTCCAACCAG GTTCTGAAACTGGTGTCTGACTTGAGAAATCACCCTGCTGCTGTTCTGATGGCCACTGGGTACCCCATGGTGATCAGCTCTGATGATCCAGCTGTCTTTGGTGCCAAAGGCTTATCCTATGATTTCTATGAGGCCTTCATGGGCATTGGGGGAATGGCAGCTGATCTGAGGACCCTTAAACAGCTGGCTATGAACTCTATCAA
- the ADA2 gene encoding adenosine deaminase 2 isoform X3 yields the protein MNWLVKNVTYRPHCHFCITPKGALKFKFAYPTPPTPMPAECSEWVLLEKYRKEMQNVTEFDNGLLRNFTLMTENPEVDYANQNIVWSKFQSIFFTISGLVHYAPVFRDYIFQALEEFYQDNVLYLELRAMLLPVYELNGTIHNQEWSVRTYREVAYMFAKKHPGFIGIKLIYSDRRFKNVSFIMKSVQTAMMLRATFPRMVAGFDLVGREDTGHTLYDYRKALMIPTLQGIKLPYFFHAGETDWQGTSIDRNLLDALILNSTRIGHGFALTKHPAVWADSWKKNIPMEVCPISNQVLKLVSDLRNHPAAVLMATGYPMVISSDDPAVFGAKGLSYDFYEAFMGIGGMAADLRTLKQLAMNSIKFSTLLDTEKKAAMKTWEERWTKFVADLARRPEERE from the exons ATGAACTGGCTGGTGAAAAATGTCACCTATAGGCCCCACTGCCATTTCTGTATCACCCCGAAGGGGGCCCTGAAGTTCAAATTTGCTTATCCAACACCCCCTACCCCTATGCCAGCAGAGTGTTCAGAGTGGGTTTTGCTGGAGAAGTATCGAAAGGAGATGCAGAACGTCACTGAGTTTGACAACGG ACTGCTAAGGAATTTCACGCTGATGACCGAGAACCCAGAGGTGGATTATGCAAACCAAAATATCGTCTGGTCCAAGTTTCAAAGCATCTTCTTCACAATCTCTGGCCTTGTCCACTATGCACCGGTGTTCAGAGACTATATTTTCCAGGCTCTGGAGGAATTCTACCAGGACAATGTGCTCTACCTGGAGCTCAGAGCCATGTTGCTCCCG GTATATGAACTGAATGGGACCATCCATAACCAAGAGTGGTCAGTGAGGACTTACAGAGAAGTGGCTTATATGTTTGCGAAAAAGCATCCTGGATTTATTGGAATCAAACTCATTTATTCAGATCGCAG aTTCAAAAATGTGTCCTTCATCATGAAATCCGTCCAAACAGCTATGATGCTTCGGGCCACATTCCCCAGGATGGTGGCAGGCTTTGACCTG GTGGGGCGTGAGGACACTGGCCATACCTTGTATGACTACAGGAAGGCTTTGATGATACCCACCTTGCAGGGCATTAAACTGCCTTACTTTTTCCATGCTGGAGAGACAG ACTGGCAGGGTACTTCCATAGATAGAAACCTTCTGGATGCTCTAATACTGAACTCTACCAGGATTGGCCATGGATTTGCTTTGACCAAACACCCAGCAGTCTGGGCTGACTCCTGGAAGAAGAACATCCCCATGGAAGTCTGTCCCATCTCCAACCAG GTTCTGAAACTGGTGTCTGACTTGAGAAATCACCCTGCTGCTGTTCTGATGGCCACTGGGTACCCCATGGTGATCAGCTCTGATGATCCAGCTGTCTTTGGTGCCAAAGGCTTATCCTATGATTTCTATGAGGCCTTCATGGGCATTGGGGGAATGGCAGCTGATCTGAGGACCCTTAAACAGCTGGCTATGAACTCTATCAA
- the ADA2 gene encoding adenosine deaminase 2 isoform X1 yields MGGPSGWPALLSLLLVVAIPFFCSAISIDEARTQLLMREKMLQLGGQLVLTEQEELANERLMALKKAEVVQAMKIQNFPPSMHFFQAKNLIEKSEVFSILKKMPKGAALHVHDFGILSMNWLVKNVTYRPHCHFCITPKGALKFKFAYPTPPTPMPAECSEWVLLEKYRKEMQNVTEFDNGLLRNFTLMTENPEVDYANQNIVWSKFQSIFFTISGLVHYAPVFRDYIFQALEEFYQDNVLYLELRAMLLPVYELNGTIHNQEWSVRTYREVAYMFAKKHPGFIGIKLIYSDRRFKNVSFIMKSVQTAMMLRATFPRMVAGFDLVGREDTGHTLYDYRKALMIPTLQGIKLPYFFHAGETDWQGTSIDRNLLDALILNSTRIGHGFALTKHPAVWADSWKKNIPMEVCPISNQVLKLVSDLRNHPAAVLMATGYPMVISSDDPAVFGAKGLSYDFYEAFMGIGGMAADLRTLKQLAMNSIKFSTLLDTEKKAAMKTWEERWTKFVADLARRPEERE; encoded by the exons ATGGGTGGCCCATCGGGGTGGccagccctgctctccctgcttttggTGGTGGCGATACCTTTTTTCTGCTCAGCCATATCCATAGATGAAGCACGAACCCAGCTGTTGATGAGAGAGAAGATGCTACAGCTGGGGGGACAGCTGGTGCTGACTGAGCAGGAGGAGCTGGCCAATGAGAGGCTCATGGCTCTCAAAAAGGCTGAGGTGGTGCAGGCCATGAAGATCCAGAATTTCCCTCCCAGCATGCACTTCTTCCAGGCCAAGAATCTCATCGAGAAAAGTGAGGTGTTTAGTATCCTGAAGAAGATGCCAAAAG GGGCTGCCTTACATGTCCATGACTTCGGCATCCTGAGCATGAACTGGCTGGTGAAAAATGTCACCTATAGGCCCCACTGCCATTTCTGTATCACCCCGAAGGGGGCCCTGAAGTTCAAATTTGCTTATCCAACACCCCCTACCCCTATGCCAGCAGAGTGTTCAGAGTGGGTTTTGCTGGAGAAGTATCGAAAGGAGATGCAGAACGTCACTGAGTTTGACAACGG ACTGCTAAGGAATTTCACGCTGATGACCGAGAACCCAGAGGTGGATTATGCAAACCAAAATATCGTCTGGTCCAAGTTTCAAAGCATCTTCTTCACAATCTCTGGCCTTGTCCACTATGCACCGGTGTTCAGAGACTATATTTTCCAGGCTCTGGAGGAATTCTACCAGGACAATGTGCTCTACCTGGAGCTCAGAGCCATGTTGCTCCCG GTATATGAACTGAATGGGACCATCCATAACCAAGAGTGGTCAGTGAGGACTTACAGAGAAGTGGCTTATATGTTTGCGAAAAAGCATCCTGGATTTATTGGAATCAAACTCATTTATTCAGATCGCAG aTTCAAAAATGTGTCCTTCATCATGAAATCCGTCCAAACAGCTATGATGCTTCGGGCCACATTCCCCAGGATGGTGGCAGGCTTTGACCTG GTGGGGCGTGAGGACACTGGCCATACCTTGTATGACTACAGGAAGGCTTTGATGATACCCACCTTGCAGGGCATTAAACTGCCTTACTTTTTCCATGCTGGAGAGACAG ACTGGCAGGGTACTTCCATAGATAGAAACCTTCTGGATGCTCTAATACTGAACTCTACCAGGATTGGCCATGGATTTGCTTTGACCAAACACCCAGCAGTCTGGGCTGACTCCTGGAAGAAGAACATCCCCATGGAAGTCTGTCCCATCTCCAACCAG GTTCTGAAACTGGTGTCTGACTTGAGAAATCACCCTGCTGCTGTTCTGATGGCCACTGGGTACCCCATGGTGATCAGCTCTGATGATCCAGCTGTCTTTGGTGCCAAAGGCTTATCCTATGATTTCTATGAGGCCTTCATGGGCATTGGGGGAATGGCAGCTGATCTGAGGACCCTTAAACAGCTGGCTATGAACTCTATCAA